ATCCTTACTCACAGACTGCAGTGGGTACTATTAGGTAAAGGGACATATGTCATCAAGTCAGGAATGGCAGTGCAcacatggctggggtggccatTCCTTTTCCATGGAAGAAACTGAGAATCACAATACTCTTGACCTCTGAGCTTGGAAACAACCTCTGCATCTTCTCAGCACAGTGGTCCAGGCAGCCCCTAGTAACTGATTAGAGTTGGCATGAGAATGGAAACTTAGGAACcatatctacattttttttttttttgagacagagtctcactctgtcacccaggctggagtgcacttgcataatctcacctcactgcaacctctgcctcctgggttcatgcaattctcctgtctcagcctcctgagtagctgggactacagtcacatgccaccacgcccagctaatttttgtatttttaatagagtcggggtttcaccatattggtcaggctggtctctaactcctggcctcaggtgatccacctgcttcagtctcccaaagtgctgggattataggtgtgaaccactgcgcccggcctctactTTAATGTGTATCTCATCTCAGCTTGCTGGTCAGCTCCCTGGGCTGCTTGACAGGTTCCTGGACTCTTCTGGCCTCTCAGGCAGACAGGTCCCACACCTGGTGGGCTGGATTGTAGGGATTAGTTCCTTGGGGCCAGAACAGCACACACAATGACTCCCCTCCAAAGGCTGGCAGAGATTCTTACTCAGCTGGAAGGCAAATTTAGCAGTGAGCCTGCATCTGCAGGGTGGCACTTGATGGATTCAAGGACAAGTTACCAAAGAGCTGTCATATATACAGCCCCCTTGCCAAAGCTGAGGCCTCCCTAGGGTGTGCATTTTCTTCCATATTTCTCATCACTCTCCATGTATCTCTGGTCTCTCTGAATCTCCTCTCAGCACTCTTACTACTTCTTAAATTCACTGTTGCCAAATGGTGGTTCAGGGAATTCATATTGGACTGGCCTCAGCTCTAACAAGGATTGGAAGTTGACTGATGATACACAACGCACTAGGTAAGTTTGTTAGGACTTCTGGGTATTTTCAACTCCATAATCCCCTCCATAAAGACATGGTAATCAGATTTCCTTCCCACCTGGTCCCCTCAGGACTCTCCCATAAATCAACACTGTAATTGCCTATTTGTCTGTTTCCTCTATTTGATTAATAACTTCTTAGGGCAATCTTATTCTCCATTCTATTTCCACCTAGAAGTCCCTGGCACATACTTTTTTGTTTCAGTAACTACTAGGTTGGGACCTACGCTATCTTTTAGGGGGAGACATTAAGGATTTAGTTAAGGCTCCACAGCTGATGACAGCAGCGTTTCTCCATCCTTCGACAAGGCCACCCAAACTGAGGTTGTACTTTCTCAGTAGCGGCCACTTGGGGCACTAGAGCTGCCTCAGTGAAGTAAGCAAGGGAGCAGCGGGGGTACCATCGAAGCTCCACTTCACTGTGATCAAGACAGCAGTGGGGTACCATTGAGGATCAACCCTAGGGACCCTGAAACAGGGTGGCAACCTCCTTATGTTCCTCAATTGGccttcccatcttttttttttttttttgagatggagtctcgctctgtcgccctgactggagtgcagtggtgcaatctcagctcactgcaagctccgcctcgggggttcacaccattctcctgcctcagcctccccagcagctgggactacaggcgcacaccgccatgcccggctaattttttgtatttttagtagagacggggtttcaccgtgttagtcaggatggtctcgatgtcctgaccttgtgatccgcccgccttggcctcccaaagtgctgggattgcaggcatgagccaccgtgcccagcccggcCTTCCCATCTTTAAGACCTCGAGTGATTTTTCCCTCTGCTGGTTCTAAAGCCTGTTTTAGTTGAACTCCAGACATCTGTCCTGAACCATGCCCAGATGTGGCCTTAGGCAGGCAGGGTGAGTTAGGATTTAGGTTTTAtgcaggggaaggggagagaagggagggtggGATATGTCCAGAGCATATCCTAGCTCTACCTTACTACTTTTTAGGACTTATGCTCAAAGCTCAAAATGTAACAAGGTACATAAaacttggtcatggtggacaCTGGAGTCAGAGTCATGTAGAAGTTCTCTTCCCTACATCTGTGAGATGACAGCTTTCAGGTTTCCAGATTAGGACAGTCCTTTGCACTGAGTTGGTAAGAGTGAGGGATGGGGCTGAGGCATGGGGAGTCCAGGGGCAGAGGGACTCAGAGCAGGGGCCCAGGGGCCCAGGGGCCCAAGAGAAAACTTGTACCTGGGATGAAAGTTCCTCCACAGCCTCCAGTTGCTTGGTCTGCTTGTtagggtggggtgggcagggagggaCAGGTAAGGCCTACAACTTATGGGAGGCTGGTGGTGTGGCTGTCGAGAGCTGAGGAGGAGATGGGGTGAGTGGGATGAGGGTTCAGTTAAGTCAACCGTGGAGCTCACTGATACTTTACTTTTCCAGACACTCATGCCAACAAGAACCTGTGCCCCTCCTTCCTAACCTGAGGCCTGGGGTTCCTCAGACCATCTCCTTCATTCTGGGCAGTGCCCAGCCACCGGCTGACCCACACCTGACACTTCCAGCCAGCCTGCTGCCTGCTCCCTCTTCCTGAAACTGGACTGTTCCTGGGAAAAGGGTGAAGCCACCTCTAGAAGGGACTTTGGCCTCCCCCCAAGAACTTCCCATGGTagaatggggtgggggaggagggcgCACGGGCTGAGCGGATAGGGGCGGCCCGGAGCCAGCCAGGCAGTTTTATtgaaatctttttaaataattgcacGTGTTAGTCTCATGTGTCAGCAATGCTGTGTCTGGTTCAGTGATCCCCACGGGAACGCGAGCCGGGGGTCGACTGGAAGTGCTCTGTCCCTTGAGTCCATGCTGGGGCTCCCCTACACGGGGAGAAGAGCCGGTCAGCCCATCTGGGACTGGCACTGTCCAGCAAGTGTGCTCTGTTCTTACAGGGTGTCCTGAAGGCCAAAGTTGGAGGCCTGAGACCACAGGCTCCACTGCTAAGAGCGTGCCCCAGGCAGCTGCAGGCTGGGTGTGGGTGGCTTGGTGTGGTGCCCTCGGTGGCAGAGGAGACTGCCCGCCTCACAGTTCAGGTTGCGGTAGCGGGCAACAGCTGGTGTGGGGCGGGGGCACATGGACAGGAAGCCAAAGCTGAAGGGGCCGAGGCAGCAGCCAGGACAGGGCAGCCCCTCATCGGGCTCCCGGGGAGCTGAAGGGGGTGGCGAGGGTTCTGTCCGCTCCAGGGCTGCCGCCCGGGGCAGGCTATGCTGGGCCCGGTTCCAGGGCTCCCCAGCCCAGCCTTGTGGGGAGTTCACCACCACAGCTGGGGGATTGTTATTGAGGACGGGTCCTGATCTAGGGGACCAgggttgggaggccgaggaacaGGTGCTGATGAAGTTGTCTGTGGCCACAGCCAGAGGCAGCTGGGGCGCTGGTCCTGGAGGTTCCGGCTCAGGGCTGCTGCCCTCGCACTCCATCTTCTCTTCAGCCGAGGGGCCCACGGCGGGAGGGCCAGGACCTGGCAGTGCTGTCTCCATACGGCGGGGGAGCTCGGGGGATGAGGGTAGTGAGCGGCAGCGGCGGGCAGGTGTCCCAGGCTGGACCAGGGTCTCCGGGGTGGTCACCAAGGGCAGCTGAGTGGATGGGAATGGTGATGGTGGCACAAGAGGCAGGACTGGCTTGCTGGGCGTGTCCAAGAGCTTGATCTTGCCACCCCTGAGGTCTTCCCGTAGTGAGAAGGGGTTGACTCGAGTCAGATTGTCCCCCCAGTTGGGGGGTGATTCTGGTGATGGGGGCAGGAAGAGGTCTGACCGGCTTCGGGAAAGCCGGGGATCTGGCCTGGGAAGCGTGGCAGAGGGACCCCCTCTTGCAACAGAGCCTGTAGACAGAGAAGTCTGGAATCACTGTCCTCAGCATTTGATCACAGCTCCTTGAGGGCCTCACTATTCTCCAGGAGGCTGGTGGGACTAGAGCTTGAAAAAGGGAGTCCCACCTGGTGCTTTGGAAAGGGGCGATGTCATCTCCAGGCCCCTTTTActtctttcccctcctctccctcaagCTTTAGCATTAGGAAACTGTCTTCTTGGAGATGTCCTCCCACCCTACCCCAGCCCGACCCCCAGCCTTTTCAACTAATAAATATACTTAGCCTCCCCCACGTCACCTCTGAGTTCTAGGGAGGACAAAGGCCAAAGGACTCAAGCTGGGTCAAGGTCAGGCTCCCTTACCCTGATTGTGTGTCAGGGCGGTCCTGGTGAGTGGGGCTGGCTCAGGCAGCTGCTCCAGGATCCATTCCAGGTGCTGGGTAATTTCAGTGAAGGGGGCACGGGTGCTGGGTTCCAGCTGATGGGTAGAGACAGGAACGGCTTCACTCAGTGCTCCGAAAGAGGGTCTCTGAGTTTCCTCCCATCACCTGGGTCCCATAGGGCAGCCATGGCAGCTTATggatgggggcagggtggggcaggaaggagTGTGAGGCTCTTACGCTGCAGCAGTGGATGGCCAGGAGCAAGAAAGGCAGTGGGCAGTCATCCCCCACCAGAGTTCGGAAAGCAGGCACATCCAGGCCAAAGTCCTGTGGGGACAGAAGGAGGGACCTCCAAGTCAGCTTTTCTTGGGTTCTCCTTCTGCTCCCCAGTCAGAACCTCAACCTCTAGGGAATCCTCCTTGGATATGAGCCAGCTAGTCTGGAATTCTTTCTTTGCAAACCTAGAAACATTCACCTCAGTGCGTGGTAGGTAGTCAGGGTCTGCAGGTACTCGGGCGATGAGCTCACAGAGGACAATCCCGAAGGCAAAGACATCAGCCTGGGGGTCAGAGATAATAGTGTCGGGGAAGAATTAACAGTTTTCATTTCAGAATTTTGACAGAATATAGCAGAATTTGGTTGAGGGTGGGGGATCTTGACAGTTTTCATGTGTTAGAAGGGTGCCTGTGAGGGGCAAAGGGATCTTGGGGACTCCTGAAGATCTGGTAGGGTTGTTTTGGGGATGGATGGGGCTTTATGAGAATACCTCAAGGGTCTCGGAAGGCCTTGGGGATCTGAAGGGTTGATGTCTCACCTTCTCATCATACAGCTCACCCCGTAACACCTCTGGAGCCATCCAGTATGGGGAGCCCACCACAGCCAATGGCTCCTTCCTTGCCCCCTccctgcaggggcaggggcagggtggtCAGAAACATCCTATTCAGGCATCCCCGCCAGGCAAAAGGGGATGAGGTGAACTCCCTCCGTTCCCCAAGGGAAACATCGCTGGGGCTCTGGGGACATCAGATAGGGGCACTCTGGGAGATTTGGGGGAACAGGGACATTCATCTCACCTATACACAGGAATCTTTTCGGCCAGCCCGAAGTCACCCACGACAGCGGTGAAGCCTCGATCTTCCCGTCGGACTAGACAgttctgacacacacacacatagtatcCCCATGCACTCATCACCTTCTGCTCTCTGGCCTCCCAATGTATAACCCAAAGCCCTGTCACTCCAGCATAACTCCAACCCTCTCTGCTCTCCCAGTTTTTCAAGGCACTTCAATATTGCAACATCATCCAACACTCCAAACACAGGGTGCTACTCAGTCCCTCCGAGCACTCCCCTCACCCTGGTCCCCCAATATTCTCCAATGCCTTGCCACTCCAACATCCTAATATATCTGTTATCCATATTCCAACATCCACAGGCCAGTTACAACCTAATAGTCTCAAACCCTCTTTCATGTCTCCACCCACCCTGCTAGCCTACCTTGGATGTGAGGTCGCGGTGAAATACACCTTTGGAGTGCAGGTACCGCAGGCCTCGGGCAATGTCCAGGGCCAGGTGGAGCCTGACCGGCCAGGATAGGGGTTCAGGGGAGCTGAGCAGCTGTTCCAATGTCCCCCCATTCATATACTGGTGCATAGGAGGTGAATGGGAATAGATGTCAGACTTCAGTCTGTATTCTAGGTCCCCCACTTACACGCTAGGGGACACTCCGGAGGATCACAGAGGTCATAGGGGTAAGACTGTGCTGTAGGACCCCCCCCATCCATGTTCTAGGATTGCCCCGTTCAACTCAATAGCCATTAGCCATGTGCAACAatttaactaatttaaaaaattttttatttaatcaagTTGACccacaaaaaaaatctaaacaatgaaaataatttaaatttaaccacatgtggctagtggctactgtattggacagcacagatagaGAACATTTCCGTCACTGAAGAAaattctattggacagcactgttCTAGGGGATACAGAGAATAAGACCAGTTGAGGCCTTTTATATGTGGTTTGCCTAAAGGGAAGTTCAGGAAAGCCTCCCCTGGGAGGAGATCCTGTTGCCTCTCACTAGTCCTCCGTAGATCCACCAGGCCTGTTGACTCCCTTTATCCTTGGGGGTGAAGGGGGGTGGGGATCCCTCCTTCCTGGCCTATCCTCACCTCTGTAAGAGCGTGCAGCTGTCCCTGGTGCACACAGACCCCCATGAACCTGCAAGAGGATGGGGAAGATAGAAGGATAGGCTATTAAAGGCCTCAGCTCCTCCTCAGTTCCACTTTTCCCGCGggatctttccctttctctcccgCCCAGCAAGCTGCCCAGAGACTGGGGCCGCTCACCTTAGGATGTTGGGGTGCCTGAGCCGGTTCATCAGCTGCACTTCCCGTAGTGTGTTGCCCCGGTTACTGGGGAGCTTGTTCATCTTCAGCACCATGACTTGCCCTGACTGTCGGTGCCGAACCTGGGGGCAGGAGCAGCCGGCGAGGGCCGGGCAGGTCGGGCGGGTCGCCGGAGTCTGGACCCTCTTCCCCGCACTCCCGGCCCCCTAGTTTCAGCCTCTGGTTGAAGGCTCGGTCCCGCCCCTCTGCCCTCTCGGCCGGTCCTACCTTGTAGACCTCAGAGAAGAAGCCGGCCCCGATCTTCTCCGCGCAGTGAAAATCGTCCACACGCGCCAGGCTAGACACGGCGCTGCGGAGAGCCCGGTAGGAGGAGGGGCGGCCCCGGCCCGGGCCTCCGCCCGTGCCCCCCGGCCCCGGGGGCCCCTCCCCCGGCACCTCTCCAGGCCCGGGCCCAGGGCCCCGCAGTGGGGGCCGTTCCCCGGCCATGGCCGGGCCCCCAGCCCGGGCCTGCCTCACATGGCAGGGTCCCCAGGGCCCGGACAGGCCGCGCTTGCCATGGGCGCGGGCCCAGCCCGATCCCGGGCGCCCGGACTCCGGCTCCCGCCCTGAGAATGGAAGATCCGCCGAAGATCCTGGACCCGCCCCCGCCGCGCCGGCTGGCTGGGCCCGGGTGGACGCCGCGCCGCTCCGCTCCGCGCAGGGCCTGGGCTTGGGCCTGGACCGGGCGGTGGCGGTGACGGTGGCGGCAGCGCTCCGGGGCGCCGGAGGGCTGGCTTGCCGCGGGCggaggcgggcgggcgggcgggcgggcggcggcTGCTCCGCTTAGCCGCCGGGGATCAGGCTCCGCGGCCTGCCGGGGGCGGGGCTGGGCCGGGCCTCCGCTTAACTCCTTCCAGCCCGGCCTCCCGGCAGCGGCCACGCCCCCTCAGGTGCGCACCCCCGCCTCCCCGCTTTCCGGCCGCGATGCCCTGGGCCGCCCGGGTCAAATAAGCTCCGGCCTGAGCTTGAATAACGGGAGGGAATTAAGGGCTGATGGTGCGCATGCGAAGCTTAGCTGCCCAGGGAgtcccctctcctccctgggtTACTGTCCGTTGAGGATCGGGCTCAGAAACCTGCCggattcctgggctccagggaccaACGGGGCAGAAAGGTAGGCCCCTCAGGCCCAGCCGCAATCAGAGGTAGCCTAGCAACCTGTCCACCTTCCTGGCCTGCGCCCCGGCCCAGCCTGCCCATTTCCCAGGTCTCTTCGACTCCGACACCTTGAACCTCTGGCCTCCCTAACACCTTCTACCTTCACGGGAGGTTGTGATACCCCGGGGCTATAGGAAGCCTTTGGCCGGCCCATACCCAGCTTAGCCCCGACTCCTCCTCACTTCATCCTGCCGCCTCCCAATAAAGAAGAGAGTCCAGGTCCTCCGCCCTGTGACCACCCAGCCGGGACCTCCCTCTTACTACTTTGCCCAAAAGACTCTTAAGAGAGAAGCCTCCACCTGCAGGGAAGCCCGTCCTTCCGCAAGATCCCACCCCCCTCAAAGAACGCTGTCCCTCGGAGACCCCTCCCTTCCTCAGTGAGACACCTCCCTTTCGGGGGCACTTTTCCCCAGTGTGGCACTGCCACCGTCAGTGTGTCAGAACCCCTCAGTGCTGCACCCCCTTGCTCTGTGTTCCTCCCAcgcagtgagaccccacctccgAGGAACTCCACTAGTCATTGTGACCCCTCCTCTCAAGGTGACTCCTCCCCTCAGTGTGACCCAGCCCTCCTCAGTGTGAGGGTTCCGCCCTCCATGTAGGAACACGGTCTGCCCCCTAAGGCCGGAGGAAGGGC
This genomic window from Pan paniscus chromosome 11, NHGRI_mPanPan1-v2.0_pri, whole genome shotgun sequence contains:
- the TESK1 gene encoding dual specificity testis-specific protein kinase 1; this encodes MAGERPPLRGPGPGPGEVPGEGPPGPGGTGGGPGRGRPSSYRALRSAVSSLARVDDFHCAEKIGAGFFSEVYKVRHRQSGQVMVLKMNKLPSNRGNTLREVQLMNRLRHPNILRFMGVCVHQGQLHALTEYMNGGTLEQLLSSPEPLSWPVRLHLALDIARGLRYLHSKGVFHRDLTSKNCLVRREDRGFTAVVGDFGLAEKIPVYREGARKEPLAVVGSPYWMAPEVLRGELYDEKADVFAFGIVLCELIARVPADPDYLPRTEDFGLDVPAFRTLVGDDCPLPFLLLAIHCCSLEPSTRAPFTEITQHLEWILEQLPEPAPLTRTALTHNQGSVARGGPSATLPRPDPRLSRSRSDLFLPPSPESPPNWGDNLTRVNPFSLREDLRGGKIKLLDTPSKPVLPLVPPSPFPSTQLPLVTTPETLVQPGTPARRCRSLPSSPELPRRMETALPGPGPPAVGPSAEEKMECEGSSPEPEPPGPAPQLPLAVATDNFISTCSSASQPWSPRSGPVLNNNPPAVVVNSPQGWAGEPWNRAQHSLPRAAALERTEPSPPPSAPREPDEGLPCPGCCLGPFSFGFLSMCPRPTPAVARYRNLNCEAGSLLCHRGHHTKPPTPSLQLPGARS